In Spirochaetaceae bacterium, the following are encoded in one genomic region:
- a CDS encoding N-acetylmuramoyl-L-alanine amidase: protein MAGSGATLAAADGVDLLQLAEELGAVLEWNPVRQLGVLAAGNRRVALRVGTPWVLVDGTDPLFVGDVVRRAGAVEIPSMGADELRRVLQEGTGAPVHRIGAILIDPGHGGKDPGAVANHVMDGREVTMLEKDIVLETSIVLHRLLSEGFPDKKVVLSRADDRYLTLEERTLLANNLLNETGAPVIFISIHANASLNKVARGFEVWHLPEDHRRDVILPDSSAAKSRELAPILNSVQEEEFTRDSQLLAHTIIDHFQHRVGDRSINRGVHEESWFVVRNAKMPAVLVELGFATNKREAALLADPGYLRTLAEAIYSAVAAFVATYEESESR from the coding sequence ATGGCAGGGTCCGGCGCCACCCTGGCGGCGGCCGACGGGGTCGATCTGCTGCAGCTTGCCGAGGAGCTGGGCGCGGTGCTGGAGTGGAACCCGGTGCGCCAGTTGGGCGTACTGGCCGCCGGCAACCGCAGGGTGGCACTGCGGGTGGGCACGCCGTGGGTGCTGGTGGACGGCACCGACCCGCTGTTCGTCGGCGACGTGGTACGCCGGGCGGGGGCGGTAGAAATCCCGTCGATGGGTGCCGACGAGCTGCGCCGGGTGCTGCAGGAGGGCACCGGAGCGCCGGTGCACCGGATCGGCGCCATCCTGATCGACCCGGGTCACGGCGGCAAGGATCCGGGCGCGGTCGCCAACCACGTCATGGATGGGCGCGAGGTGACGATGCTGGAGAAGGACATTGTGCTGGAAACCAGCATCGTGCTGCACCGGCTGCTCAGTGAGGGCTTTCCCGACAAGAAGGTGGTGCTGAGCCGCGCCGACGATCGTTATCTGACCCTGGAAGAGCGTACCCTGCTGGCCAACAACCTGCTCAACGAGACCGGGGCGCCGGTAATCTTCATCTCCATTCACGCCAACGCTTCGCTGAACAAGGTGGCGCGCGGCTTCGAGGTGTGGCACCTGCCGGAGGATCACCGGCGCGACGTGATCCTGCCCGACAGCTCGGCAGCGAAGTCGCGGGAACTGGCTCCGATCCTCAACTCGGTCCAGGAGGAAGAATTCACCCGCGATTCGCAACTCCTCGCGCACACCATCATCGACCACTTCCAGCACCGCGTAGGCGATCGCAGCATCAACCGCGGCGTCCACGAGGAGTCCTGGTTCGTGGTGCGCAACGCCAAGATGCCGGCCGTGCTGGTCGAACTCGGTTTCGCGACCAACAAGCGGGAGGCCGCGCTGCTGGCCGACCCGGGATACTTGCGGACCCTGGCGGAAGCCATCTACAGTGCGGTGGCGGCGTTCGTGGCCACCTATGAGGAGAGCGAATCCAGATGA